In Mercurialis annua linkage group LG6, ddMerAnnu1.2, whole genome shotgun sequence, the following are encoded in one genomic region:
- the LOC126653796 gene encoding methyltransferase FGSG_00040, whose translation MREEDNLQQPPSPEDLMQELRLKANELLLREEWQESIQLYTQFINFCQDQTSNNPQLHLTKINKSLCLALSNRAEARFRLKDFKAALQDCDSALQIESTHFKSLICKGKILICLNRYLMALNYFKTALLDHKDSGNLEMVNGYVEKCKKLEFQSRTGVLDLSDWVLNGFRGKIPDLAEFIGPVEIRKSELSGRGLFATKNIDAGTLLLVNKAVAIERGILSSEDSSENAQLVMWKNFVDEVVKCTKRSKRIRFLVSTLSNGEEEDDTRVPEMSLFRPEGDEIEEANEELDMVKMMSILDVNALVEDSVSAKVLGKNSDFYGVGLWVVASFINHSCNPNARRLHVGDYILVHASRDVKAGEEITFPYFDVLSPLYKRMEMSKAWGFQCHCKRCKFEEQVCCKDEVKEIEIGVERGGLDVGGAIFRLEEGMKRWMVRGKEKGYLRASFWGAYSEAYGSEKTVKRWGRRLPGADVVADSVAEATGSDERIIKVLMKKSGNVVEMEKVMRLGKGVYGKVVKKQAMRSLLEL comes from the coding sequence ATGAGAGAAGAAGACAATCTTCAACAACCACCGTCGCCGGAAGATCTGATGCAAGAACTCCGATTAAAAGCAAACGAACTCCTTCTCCGAGAAGAATGGCAAGAATCCATACAACTCTACACTCAATTCATCAATTTTTGCCAAGACCAGACCTCAAACAACCCACAACTTCACCTCACCAAAATCAACAAATCTCTTTGCCTAGCCCTCTCTAACAGAGCCGAAGCAAGATTCCGGCTCAAAGATTTCAAGGCAGCACTTCAAGATTGTGATTCAGCGCTGCAAATTGAGAGCACCCATTTCAAATCTCTCATCTGCAAAGGCAAAATCTTGATTTGTTTAAACAGGTATTTAATGGCTTTGAATTACTTTAAAACTGCACTTCTTGATCACAAGGATAGTGGGAATCTTGAAATGGTTAATGGGTATGTGGAGAAATGTAAGAAGCTTGAGTTTCAGTCAAGAACTGGAGTTCTTGATCTTTCCGATTGGGTGTTAAATGGGTTTCGGGGGAAGATCCCTGATCTTGCTGAATTTATCGGCCCGGTAGAGATTCGAAAGTCGGAGCTTAGTGGGAGAGGTCTTTTCGCGACGAAGAACATTGATGCCGGGACTTTGTTGTTGGTGAATAAAGCAGTTGCTATAGAGAGAGGTATACTGTCTAGTGAAGATTCGAGCGAAAATGCGCAATTGGTTATGTGGAAGAATTTTGTTGATGAAGTAGTAAAATGTACTAAAAGAAGTAAAAGAATCCGATTTTTAGTAAGTACATTGTCCAATGGGGAAGAGGAAGACGATACTCGAGTTCCTGAAATGAGTTTGTTTAGGCCCGAGGGAGATGAGATTGAGGAAGCGAACGAGGAACTTGATATGGTTAAGATGATGAGTATATTGGATGTGAATGCCCTCGTTGAAGATTCTGTTTCGGCTAAAGTGTTAGGCAAGAATAGTGATTTTTACGGAGTTGGGTTATGGGTGGTAGCTTCATTCATCAATCATTCATGTAATCCCAATGCAAGGAGACTTCATGTTGGGGATTATATATTAGTCCATGCTTCAAGGGATGTAAAGGCAGGTGAAGAGATCACATTTCCATATTTCGATGTGCTTTCGCCATTGTACAAGAGAATGGAAATGTCAAAAGCATGGGGTTTCCAATGTCACTGCAAGAGATGCAAATTCGAAGAACAAGTATGTTGCAAAGATGAGGTGAAGGAGATCGAGATAGGAGTAGAAAGAGGAGGGTTAGATGTGGGTGGTGCAATTTTTAGGCTGGAAGAAGGAATGAAAAGATGGATGGTGAGAGGCAAAGAGAAGGGTTACCTGAGGGCATCATTTTGGGGAGCGTATAGCGAAGCTTATGGTTCGGAGAAGACGGTGAAGAGGTGGGGAAGGCGGCTTCCGGGTGCTGATGTGGTGGCGGATAGTGTAGCAGAAGCAACAGGAAGTGATGAGAGAATAATCAAAGTGCTGATGAAGAAAAGTGGTAATGTGGTGGAGATGGAGAAAGTGATGAGGCTGGGAAAAGGAGTATATGGTAAAGTGGTAAAGAAACAAGCAATGAGATCCCTTCTTGAACTGTAA